A segment of the Candidatus Reconcilbacillus cellulovorans genome:
TGCCCGGCAAAAAACCCCTTCCGTTCCCGTCACGCCGGAAACGACGCAACAGGACGGAAGGGGTCTCCTCCGTGGTACCACCCGTTTTCGCCCGCATATCGCTATGCGAGCCTCAGCAAGTACGGCGGCAATTCATACCGACCGGCATGGATCCGCCGCACTCCGGCACCGTAACGCGTGCCCCGCGGTTTCCCCTACTAGCACGGACGCATACGCCGACGACAACATGCAGCGCGTCACCTGCCGCACAGGTTGAGAAGCGCAAGTCGACGACGTCCGCCGTTCAGGAAAACAGCTCCGAGGTGAGCTCGGCCAAAGGGATTATGGCGTCGGTTCCAGCAACTCCTCCGCTCTCTGGTACATAAGAGCCCTAAGGCCTTCGTCCTCATCATCGCCATTGATCGGTCATGCAGATTTTAGAGTGTATTATACCCGACGGTCGGTTTTCCGTCAACCGTTTTTTTGCAAGGGTCGATAAACGACGTAACTCGTCGGCGTTTCCCGCACGATGACCTGAACGACGCGCGGTCGATTCGGCCGACCATCCAAATATTCCTGGACGATGCGGCACACCGTCTCGGCGAGCGTCTCCGTCGTCGGCATCCGCCCGGCCAGCTCCGGACAGTCGTTCAACAACCGGTGGTCGAACCGGTCGTGGACGAGCCGCTTCAAATCCTGAAAATTGACGAGAAAACCGCTGTCGTCCAGCTCGTCGCCGGCCACCGTCAGATCGACGACGTACGTATGGCCGTGCACGCGTCGACAATCGCCGGCGTCCGGATGAGGAATGAAATGGGCGGCGCTGAAATGCATTTCCTTATGCAATTCGAACCGATAAGGATGCGGTGCTGCGGGATAGTACGGAAACAGCATGACCGCTCCCCCTTCGCGGTCGAAGACGTGGCCGCCCGATCCGCATTCGCGCGCCGGTCACGCGTTCAGTCTGCGTTTCGCGAGATCGGCGAGTTCGCCGAACGCCTTGGCGTCGCGTACGGCCAGATCGGCCAACATCTTGCGGTTGATATCGACGCCGGACAGCTTCAGCCCGTGCATGAACCGGCTGTAAGACAACCCGTGCAAACGCGCAGCTGCGTTGATGCGTATGATCCACAGCCGGCGGAAGTCGCGTTTTCTGCGCCGCCGGTCGCGGTACGCGTACAGCAACGATTTCATCACTTGTTCTTTTGCACGCTTGAACACGCGGTGCTTCGCGCCGTAATAGCCTTTCGCAAGTTTCAAAATGCGCTTGTGACGACGCCGCGTCACATACCCGCCTTTTACCCTGGCCATCGAACGTTCCCTCCCGAAGTCGTCACAAGTTCAGCAGACGGCGAATCCGCTTCTTATCGCCCGGATGAATGATCGGTTGCTCGCGCAGCCGGCGGCGGCGGCTCGGCCGTTTGCCGAACATGAGATGGTTGCGATAGGCATGCGTCCTCCTGATTTTCCCGCTGCCCGTGACTTTGAATCGCCGTTTGGCGCTGCTTTTCGTCTTCATTTTCGGCATCTTCGCTCAAACCCCCGTCTGGCGATCAGTTTTTCGGCGTCAAAATCATGACCATGCTTCGACCTTCCAACTTCGGCCGCCGCTCCACGACGCAAAGATCTTTCACTTCTTCCGCCGCGCGCTCCAGGACACGCTGGCCGATCTCCGCGTGCGTGATTTCCCGGCCGCGGAAACGAACGGTCAGTTTGACTTTGTCGCCTTCCTTGAGGAATTTTACGACGTTGCGCATTTTCGTCTGAAAATCGTGGTCCTCGATCGTCGCGCTGAAACGGACTTCCTTGATGTCGACCGTTTTCTGGTTTTTCCTTGCCTCTTTTTCCTTCTTTTGCTGTTCATAACGATATTTTCCATAGTCCATAATGCGGCAGACCGGCGGCTTCGCCATCGGCGCCACGTTTACCAAGTCAAGGTTGGCGTCGGCCGCCAGCTGCAATGCGTCGCGGATGTTCATGATGCCGAGCTGCTCGCCGTTGACGCCGATGACCCGGACTTCCCGCGCGCGAATTTCTTCGTTGATTTGGTGCTCTCTGCTAATAATCCGCCACCTCCGAGCGTCTGGACGTCCGAAAACGACGCGCCGCTTTCCCTCCTCACAACCGAGCGGAAAAGACGCGGCCGCACACCCCAAGAAAAAAACGCGGGCGCAAAAAACGCCCGCATCTCGCCTTCCCATCCGAAACTCTTGCCGGATGTTTCCACGTTCACGGAACCCGCCGGCCCTCGCCGGCCAGGTGAGAAGCGGGCGCTTCTGCTTCTTGGGAACTGAAAAGACGCATGAGTCTTGACTTACTATATCATGCTTGAAGACGAAGTGTCAAGTATGTATTGGTCACAACAAACCGCCTGCGGGCGATATCGAATCTCCGTTGCCGCCCGCAGGCTTTTCGCTTTTCACCCCGCGTGTTTCCCCACGTCTTCCAGCCGCAACACGCGCGTGTGTCGAGTATGGCTCCATTCCTTGTTGTTTTGCGTGAAGAACGCCCAGAACGTCACCGGCCACCACGACGCAAGAAACAGCGGGAACGTCAAGAGGGACGCATACATCTTCCACGATTTCACTTTTTCCAGCAAAAGCGCGAACGGGAACTGCAGGTAAATGCCGATCGTCAGCGCCGTCAGCGCCCAGCCGGGCACATGCTCGTACAACGACGTGAAATGCCGCGGCCCGGGCAACAACACGTCCGTCCACAGAACGACGCTGAACACGAACGCCAAAAACACATTGTAAACGTTCAGCGTATAAAGCGCCGTGTCGATTTTCGCCCAGTCGCGCTCTTTCAGCCCCTGCCACAAAAGCGGGAAAAAGTACCGCCGCGCCACGTCGAAATGCCCTTGCATCCAGCGCAACCGCTGGCGGGCCGAAGCGCGGAACGTGATCGGCTTTTCGTCGTACACGCGCGCTTCATAGTTGAACGTCGGGCGAATGCCGCGCTGCACGCAGCGCACGGTAAATTCCAAGTCTTCGACGAGGCTGGTCGCACCCCAGCCCATTTCGCGCAGCAGCCGGGCGTCGAAACACATGCCCGTGCCGCCCAAAAAATTGGCGAGACCGAGGTTGGTGCGCGGCAGCTGCCAAAGCCGGTTGCAGAACCAATACGTCACGGCGTAAGCGGCCGTCACCCAGGAATCGAACGGGTTTTTCGTATCCAGATACGCCTGGATGACCTTGTGGCCTTCGCAAAGATCGTTGTTCATGTGCAGCAGAAAATCCCGGCTGACGAGATTGTCCGCGTCCAACATGACGACGGCGTCGTACTTGCGCGGCATGCGCCATAGCTGGTTCAACATCCACTCGATGGCATGGCCTTTACCGCGCAAATGCGGGTTATTTCGTTCGCATACCGTCGCGCCGTACCGCCGGGCGACGTCCGCCGTCCGGTCGGTGCAGTTGTCGGCGATGACGTACACGTCATAGAGCTCTTTCGGATAGTCGAGCTTCATCAGGTTCTCGACCAGCGCGCCGATGACCGCCTCCTCGTTGTGAGCGGCGACGAGCACCGCAAACCGCTTGGTCGGCGGATGACGGATTTCTTTTCTTTTCCTTTTCAACCCAAAGAACAGG
Coding sequences within it:
- a CDS encoding 6-carboxytetrahydropterin synthase QueD, with the protein product MLFPYYPAAPHPYRFELHKEMHFSAAHFIPHPDAGDCRRVHGHTYVVDLTVAGDELDDSGFLVNFQDLKRLVHDRFDHRLLNDCPELAGRMPTTETLAETVCRIVQEYLDGRPNRPRVVQVIVRETPTSYVVYRPLQKNG
- a CDS encoding 50S ribosomal protein L20, producing MARVKGGYVTRRRHKRILKLAKGYYGAKHRVFKRAKEQVMKSLLYAYRDRRRRKRDFRRLWIIRINAAARLHGLSYSRFMHGLKLSGVDINRKMLADLAVRDAKAFGELADLAKRRLNA
- a CDS encoding 50S ribosomal protein L35, which produces MPKMKTKSSAKRRFKVTGSGKIRRTHAYRNHLMFGKRPSRRRRLREQPIIHPGDKKRIRRLLNL
- a CDS encoding translation initiation factor IF-3, giving the protein MSREHQINEEIRAREVRVIGVNGEQLGIMNIRDALQLAADANLDLVNVAPMAKPPVCRIMDYGKYRYEQQKKEKEARKNQKTVDIKEVRFSATIEDHDFQTKMRNVVKFLKEGDKVKLTVRFRGREITHAEIGQRVLERAAEEVKDLCVVERRPKLEGRSMVMILTPKN
- a CDS encoding glycosyl transferase family 2 — protein: MDALVLAVQALLALLGAYQMMFLFFGLKRKRKEIRHPPTKRFAVLVAAHNEEAVIGALVENLMKLDYPKELYDVYVIADNCTDRTADVARRYGATVCERNNPHLRGKGHAIEWMLNQLWRMPRKYDAVVMLDADNLVSRDFLLHMNNDLCEGHKVIQAYLDTKNPFDSWVTAAYAVTYWFCNRLWQLPRTNLGLANFLGGTGMCFDARLLREMGWGATSLVEDLEFTVRCVQRGIRPTFNYEARVYDEKPITFRASARQRLRWMQGHFDVARRYFFPLLWQGLKERDWAKIDTALYTLNVYNVFLAFVFSVVLWTDVLLPGPRHFTSLYEHVPGWALTALTIGIYLQFPFALLLEKVKSWKMYASLLTFPLFLASWWPVTFWAFFTQNNKEWSHTRHTRVLRLEDVGKHAG